Proteins encoded together in one Capricornis sumatraensis isolate serow.1 chromosome 3, serow.2, whole genome shotgun sequence window:
- the CATSPER4 gene encoding cation channel sperm-associated protein 4, with protein MADNQRSWWQQWADTTYIKPLNRLRAAQEPYRREEQVLINRRDITSRRDAWDMQEFITRMYVKQLLRHPASKMLLAVLLVVNAITIALRTNSMLGQKHYELFSTIDDIVLTTLICELLLGWLNGFWIFWKDGWNILNFLIIFILLLGFFVNELSAVAITYTLRALCLLHVCMAVEPLARIIRVILQSVPDMANIMVLILFLMLVFSVFGVTLFGVFVPMHFQNMQVALYTLFICITQDGWVDIYSDFQMETGAYGVEIGGAIYFAIFITIGAFIGINLLVVVVTTNLEQMMKAEQGQQHQIAFSEVNDKKGNGNNKLPLVHCAVARSEMSGVPQEPFMGGSLTNLSERTCDNFCLVLEAIQENLMQYKEIRAELNTIVDEVRSIRFNQEQEEELMQRHLSWSMSLESRSSVDIREMTHEQDLITALVNRKKVQESNTNVNKRKASR; from the exons ATGGCAGATAACCAGAGGAGCTGGTGGCAGCAGTGGGCCGACACCACCTACATCAAACCTTTGAACCGCTTG AGAGCTGCTCAAGAGCCCTACCGGCGAGAGGAGCAAGTGCTCATCAACCGCCGAGACATCACCAGCAGAAGG GATGCCTGGGACATGCAGGAGTTCATCACGCGCATGTATGTCAAGCAGCTTCTCCGACACCCGGCCTCCAAGATGCTGCTGGCCGTGCTGCTGGTGGTCAACGCCATCACCATCGCTCTCCGCACCAACTCCATGCTTGGCCAG AAACACTATGAGTTGTTCTCTACCATAGATGACATTGTGCTGACCACCCTTATCTGTGAACTTCTTCTCGGCTGGTTAAATGGTTTCTGGATTTTCTGGAAG GACGGCTGGAACATCCTCAACTTCCTTATCATCTTTATCTTGCTCCTGGGGTTTTTCGTTAATGAACTCAGTGCCGTCGCTATCACCTACACCCTCAG GGCACTTTGTCTGCTGCACGTGTGCATGGCGGTGGAGCCCCTGGCCCGGATCATTCGCGTCATCCTGCAGTCGGTGCCCGACATGGCCAACATCATGGTCCTCATCCTCTTCCTCATGCTG GTATTCTCCGTGTTTGGGGTCACTCTCTTTGGTGTGTTCGTGCCCATGCATTTCCAGAACATGCAGGTTGCCCTGTATACCCTCTTCATCTGCATCACCCAGGATGGCTGGGTGGACATCTACAGTGACTTTCA GATGGAGACAGGGGCGTACGGAGTGGAGATTGGGGGCGCCATCTACTTTGCCATCTTCATCACCATCGGTGCCTTCATTGGCATCAACCTGTTGGTCGTCGTGGTGACCACCAATCTGGAGCAAATGATGAAGGCAGAACAGGGGCAGCAGCATCAAATAGCCTTCAGTGAGGTGA ACGACAAGAAGGGAAATGGGAATAACAAGCTGCCGCTGGTGCACTGTGCAGTCGCCCGTTCGGAGATGTCTGGCGTCCCCCAAGAGCCATTTATGGGGGGCTCCCTGACAAACCTCTCGGAAAGAACATGCGACAACTTTTGCCTGGTGCTCGAGGCGATACAGGAGAACCTGATGCAATACAAGGAGATCCGCGCTGAGCTCAACAC GATAGTGGACGAGGTCCGCTCCATCCGCTTCAaccaggagcaggaggaggagctgatgcAGAGGCACTTGTCGTGGAGCATGTCCTTGGAGAGCAGGTCCTCTGTGGACATCCGTGAGATGACTCACGAGCAAGACTTGATCACTGCGCTCGTCAACAGGAAAAAG GTTCAGGAATCCAACACAAATGTTAACAAACGAAAGGCCAGCCGCTGA
- the CNKSR1 gene encoding connector enhancer of kinase suppressor of ras 1 isoform X1, with the protein MEPVATWTPRKVAAWLRGLDDSLQDYCFEDWELPGKYLLQLCPRSLEALTVWPLGHQEIILEGVEQLRALSSGLQSENLQSLTEGLLEGTRAFQSLVRGRLGGCVEPPADVLGAAVQLVHEARSLLFWLNRYLFSHLNDFSSCQAIGELCGELGQALQEDCPAAEKESRVLRISSHVAGVCCNILSCCPEELLKQKAVLERVPLDDPSGLEIHTTSNCLHFVSRVGTQVPTESQLQVLPGDEIVQVNEQVVVSEGKGIVGWPHKNVVRELLREPDRISLVLKKVPVPETPRQTPPQPLSLPCPVNPSPAPASVSPRTPSKDIFDFNLSSNPSPGPSPPAWTDSTSLGPKPLPSPPATTATHPAEVAGTPEPPEHPDRSPVPGCRKSKGVATRRRVSCRELGLPDCDGWLLLRKVPGGFMGPRWRRCWFVLKGHTLYWYRQPQDEKAEGLINVSNYSLESGQDQKKKYVFQLTHNVYKPFIFAADTLTDLSMWVRHLITCISKYQSPGRASLPREEDCYSETEAEDPDDEAGSCSASPSQVQAKSSLHGDPSPAATPQGSPQTSFSPGTDSSEGALEGMVRGLRLGGVSLLGKQQPLTQEQWRSSFMRRNRDPQLNERVHRVRALQSTLKAKLQELQALEEVLGDPELTGEKFRRWKEQNQELYSEGLGAWGGEQAEGGSQVLNSDPKEQSSHPPPSDPEERSPPCPLTPESDPRPPDL; encoded by the exons ATGGAGCCAGTGGCGACCTGGACCCCCAGGAAGGTGGCGGCTTGGCTGAGAG GCCTGGACGATTCCCTGCAGGACTACTGCTTTGAGGACTGGGAGCTGCCTGGCAAGTACCTGCTGCAGCTTTGCCCCCGCAGCCTGGAGGCTCTAACCGTGTggcctctgggccaccaggagaTCATCCTGGAAGGGGTGGAACAGCTCCGGGCCCTG AGCTCAGGGCTACAGTCAGAGAACCTGCAGAGCCTGACAGAGGGGCTGCTGGAGGGAACCCGGGCATTCCAGAGCTTGGTCCGAGGTCGCCTGGGGGGCTGTGTGGAGCCCCCTGCAGATGTCCTGGGCGCGGCCGTGCAGCTGGTACATGAGGCCCGTTCCCTCCTCTTCTGGCTCAACAG GTACCTCTTCTCCCACTTAAATGACTTCTCATCCTGCCAGGCGATTGGGGAATTATGCGGGGAGCTGGGCCAGGCCTTGCAGGAG gACTGTCCAGCGGCTGAGAAGGAAAGCAGAGTCCTGAGGATT AGCAGCCACGTGGCCGGGGTCTGCTGCAACATCCTGAGCTGCTGCCCGGAGGAGCTGCTGAAGCAGAAGGCTGTACTGGAGCGAGTGCCACTGGACGATCCTTCG GGCCTGGAAATCCACACCACCAGCAACTGCCTGCACTTCGTATCTCGAGTGGGCACCCAG GTCCCCACCGAATCCCAGCTGCAGGTCCTGCCTGGAGACGAGATTGTCCAGGTCAATGAGCAGGTGGTGGTGAGTGAGGGGAAGGGCATA GTGGGCTGGCCCCACAAAAACGTGGTGAGGGAGCTGCTGCGGGAGCCGGACAGGATCAGCTTAGTGCTGAAGAAGGTCCCAGTGCCGGAGACCCCACGACAG ACCCCTCCTCAGCCCCTGAGCTTACCATGCCCAGTGAACCCATCACCGGCTCCAGCCTCGGTGTCTCCCAG GACCCCGTCTAAAGACATCTTTGACTTCAACCTGTCTTCAAACCCAAGTCCTGGACCCAGCCCTCCTGCCTGGACAG ACTCAACCTCCCTTGGCCCCaagcccctgcccagcccccctgCAACCACAGCCACACACCCGGCAGAGGTAGCAGGCACTCCGGAGCCCCCAGAACACCCTGATAGG AGTCCTGTCCCTGGCTGCAGGAAATCAAAAG GCGTGGCGACGCGCCGGCGGGTGTCATGTCGGGAGCTGGGCCTGCCCGACTGTGATGGCTGGCTCTTGCTCCGCAAGGTGCCCGGGGGCTTCATGGGCCCGCGCTGGCGCCGCTGCTGGTTCGTGCTCAAGGGACACACACTCTACTGGTACCGGCAGCCCCAg GATGAGAAGGCCGAGGGCCTCATCAATGTCTCCAACTACAGTCTGGAAAGTGGACAAGATCAGAAGAAAAAATA TGTGTTCCAGCTCACCCACAACGTGTACAAACCCTTCATCTTCGCTGCTGATACCCTGACGGATCTGAGCAT GTGGGTGCGTCATCTCATTACCTGCATTTCCAAGTACCAGTCTCCAGGCCGGGCCTCCCTGCCCCGAGAGGAAG ACTGCTACAGCGAGACGGAAGCCGAAGATCCTGACGACGAGGCTGGATCCTGCTCAGCCTCA CCTAGCCAGGTCCAAGCTAAGAGTTCGCTCCATGGAGATCCATCACCTGCAGCCACCCCGCAGGGCAGCCCGCAGACCTCCTTCAGTCCGGGGACAG ACAGCAGCGAAGGGGCCCTCGAAGGAATGGTCCGGGGGCTGAGGCTGGGTGGCGTGTCCCTGCTGGGCAAGCAGCAGCCCCTCACTCAGGAGCAATGGCGAAGCTCTTTCATGCGGCGCAACCGAGACCCCCAGCTCAATGAGCGAGTGCACCGCGTGCGCGCACTGCAGAGCACGCTCAAG GCAaagctgcaggagctgcaggctCTGGAGGAAGTGCTGGGCGACCCCGAGCTCACCGGAGAGAAATTCCGCCGGTGGAAGGAGCAGAACCAGGAGCTCTACTCGGagggcctgggggcctggggaggggagcaAGCGGAGGGCGGCTCCCAAGTCCTGAACTCTGACCCCAAGGAACAGTCTTCCCACCCGCCACCCTCTGACCCCGAGGAgcgctcccctccctgccccctgacCCCAGAGAGTGACCCCCGACCTCCTGACCTCTAA
- the CNKSR1 gene encoding connector enhancer of kinase suppressor of ras 1 isoform X2, translating into MEPVATWTPRKVAAWLRGLDDSLQDYCFEDWELPGKYLLQLCPRSLEALTVWPLGHQEIILEGVEQLRALSSGLQSENLQSLTEGLLEGTRAFQSLVRGRLGGCVEPPADVLGAAVQLVHEARSLLFWLNRYLFSHLNDFSSCQAIGELCGELGQALQEDCPAAEKESRVLRISSHVAGVCCNILSCCPEELLKQKAVLERVPLDDPSGLEIHTTSNCLHFVSRVGTQVPTESQLQVLPGDEIVQVNEQVVVGWPHKNVVRELLREPDRISLVLKKVPVPETPRQTPPQPLSLPCPVNPSPAPASVSPRTPSKDIFDFNLSSNPSPGPSPPAWTDSTSLGPKPLPSPPATTATHPAEVAGTPEPPEHPDRSPVPGCRKSKGVATRRRVSCRELGLPDCDGWLLLRKVPGGFMGPRWRRCWFVLKGHTLYWYRQPQDEKAEGLINVSNYSLESGQDQKKKYVFQLTHNVYKPFIFAADTLTDLSMWVRHLITCISKYQSPGRASLPREEDCYSETEAEDPDDEAGSCSASPSQVQAKSSLHGDPSPAATPQGSPQTSFSPGTDSSEGALEGMVRGLRLGGVSLLGKQQPLTQEQWRSSFMRRNRDPQLNERVHRVRALQSTLKAKLQELQALEEVLGDPELTGEKFRRWKEQNQELYSEGLGAWGGEQAEGGSQVLNSDPKEQSSHPPPSDPEERSPPCPLTPESDPRPPDL; encoded by the exons ATGGAGCCAGTGGCGACCTGGACCCCCAGGAAGGTGGCGGCTTGGCTGAGAG GCCTGGACGATTCCCTGCAGGACTACTGCTTTGAGGACTGGGAGCTGCCTGGCAAGTACCTGCTGCAGCTTTGCCCCCGCAGCCTGGAGGCTCTAACCGTGTggcctctgggccaccaggagaTCATCCTGGAAGGGGTGGAACAGCTCCGGGCCCTG AGCTCAGGGCTACAGTCAGAGAACCTGCAGAGCCTGACAGAGGGGCTGCTGGAGGGAACCCGGGCATTCCAGAGCTTGGTCCGAGGTCGCCTGGGGGGCTGTGTGGAGCCCCCTGCAGATGTCCTGGGCGCGGCCGTGCAGCTGGTACATGAGGCCCGTTCCCTCCTCTTCTGGCTCAACAG GTACCTCTTCTCCCACTTAAATGACTTCTCATCCTGCCAGGCGATTGGGGAATTATGCGGGGAGCTGGGCCAGGCCTTGCAGGAG gACTGTCCAGCGGCTGAGAAGGAAAGCAGAGTCCTGAGGATT AGCAGCCACGTGGCCGGGGTCTGCTGCAACATCCTGAGCTGCTGCCCGGAGGAGCTGCTGAAGCAGAAGGCTGTACTGGAGCGAGTGCCACTGGACGATCCTTCG GGCCTGGAAATCCACACCACCAGCAACTGCCTGCACTTCGTATCTCGAGTGGGCACCCAG GTCCCCACCGAATCCCAGCTGCAGGTCCTGCCTGGAGACGAGATTGTCCAGGTCAATGAGCAGGTGGTG GTGGGCTGGCCCCACAAAAACGTGGTGAGGGAGCTGCTGCGGGAGCCGGACAGGATCAGCTTAGTGCTGAAGAAGGTCCCAGTGCCGGAGACCCCACGACAG ACCCCTCCTCAGCCCCTGAGCTTACCATGCCCAGTGAACCCATCACCGGCTCCAGCCTCGGTGTCTCCCAG GACCCCGTCTAAAGACATCTTTGACTTCAACCTGTCTTCAAACCCAAGTCCTGGACCCAGCCCTCCTGCCTGGACAG ACTCAACCTCCCTTGGCCCCaagcccctgcccagcccccctgCAACCACAGCCACACACCCGGCAGAGGTAGCAGGCACTCCGGAGCCCCCAGAACACCCTGATAGG AGTCCTGTCCCTGGCTGCAGGAAATCAAAAG GCGTGGCGACGCGCCGGCGGGTGTCATGTCGGGAGCTGGGCCTGCCCGACTGTGATGGCTGGCTCTTGCTCCGCAAGGTGCCCGGGGGCTTCATGGGCCCGCGCTGGCGCCGCTGCTGGTTCGTGCTCAAGGGACACACACTCTACTGGTACCGGCAGCCCCAg GATGAGAAGGCCGAGGGCCTCATCAATGTCTCCAACTACAGTCTGGAAAGTGGACAAGATCAGAAGAAAAAATA TGTGTTCCAGCTCACCCACAACGTGTACAAACCCTTCATCTTCGCTGCTGATACCCTGACGGATCTGAGCAT GTGGGTGCGTCATCTCATTACCTGCATTTCCAAGTACCAGTCTCCAGGCCGGGCCTCCCTGCCCCGAGAGGAAG ACTGCTACAGCGAGACGGAAGCCGAAGATCCTGACGACGAGGCTGGATCCTGCTCAGCCTCA CCTAGCCAGGTCCAAGCTAAGAGTTCGCTCCATGGAGATCCATCACCTGCAGCCACCCCGCAGGGCAGCCCGCAGACCTCCTTCAGTCCGGGGACAG ACAGCAGCGAAGGGGCCCTCGAAGGAATGGTCCGGGGGCTGAGGCTGGGTGGCGTGTCCCTGCTGGGCAAGCAGCAGCCCCTCACTCAGGAGCAATGGCGAAGCTCTTTCATGCGGCGCAACCGAGACCCCCAGCTCAATGAGCGAGTGCACCGCGTGCGCGCACTGCAGAGCACGCTCAAG GCAaagctgcaggagctgcaggctCTGGAGGAAGTGCTGGGCGACCCCGAGCTCACCGGAGAGAAATTCCGCCGGTGGAAGGAGCAGAACCAGGAGCTCTACTCGGagggcctgggggcctggggaggggagcaAGCGGAGGGCGGCTCCCAAGTCCTGAACTCTGACCCCAAGGAACAGTCTTCCCACCCGCCACCCTCTGACCCCGAGGAgcgctcccctccctgccccctgacCCCAGAGAGTGACCCCCGACCTCCTGACCTCTAA